TAGTCTAATAATACGGCGAGGCTTGTATTTGGACATCTCTTTATTCACTTCGATACGCATACCAGTAAGGTCAAACCCAAGCTTCTCCATTTGCATACCGATAATTGTAGCCATACAGGAGCCTAGCGCCGCCGCACACAGATCTGTGGGCGAGGCTGCTTCGCCTTTGCCATTATTATCGATGGGCGCATCGGTGGTGAAAGATTGACCGGAAGGCTCATGGCTAACTTTGCAGCGCAGTGAACCTTCGTATTTAACTGTCATTTGAACCATTTGAGCGAGATTGCTAAAGAAACCGAGCGGGTCAATCCGTATGCTGCTCAAGATTAAGAAAGACTAAAAAATAATAGCTCCTATTCAAAATTAACGCCGTCTTTAGCGGAATCTTTCAAGCCACATTCTGCGATTGCACAGAGCGCTAAGGGAGCTACAGTGATGGCTTATTTCGAGATCCACTCACGATACCTTAACATGTTTCAAGTCAATTTCAGCGAACAAAGTATGCACGAGCTCAACCAGCTCGACACACGCTCTCAAATGCTACTGGTCGAAGTAGTGAGTACTCTTAAGCAGGAGCAGCTGGACAATCCCAACGAGGACCTTGGCTGTTTCCATCGTAATGGGAAAACATATTATCGCGTGCGGGCAGGCGAATTTCGCATCTATTTTGAGCAAGATGGGGATGCGCTCTTTGCGCACTATATTTTGCACAAAAACACGCTTTCCGACTTTATTTTCCGTTTCAAGCTACCTTTCACTGAAGAATTTATGCTCGAACAGGAAGATTCCTTCTGGAAATACCTCGAATCACTCCGACATAAGGACGAGGTCGAAGATTAAATTGCCCTCTCCATCTCTATGACTCAAGCCAACGAAGAGCCCGAAGAACCTGAACCATCGCGTCATAAATACGCAGATTCCGGGGAAGCCAGCCACATTTATCTCCTCCCCAACAGCTTAACCGCTGGGAATCTTTTTTTTGGCTTCTTAGCCATATTG
The nucleotide sequence above comes from Coraliomargarita algicola. Encoded proteins:
- a CDS encoding cytotoxic translational repressor of toxin-antitoxin stability system translates to MFQVNFSEQSMHELNQLDTRSQMLLVEVVSTLKQEQLDNPNEDLGCFHRNGKTYYRVRAGEFRIYFEQDGDALFAHYILHKNTLSDFIFRFKLPFTEEFMLEQEDSFWKYLESLRHKDEVED
- a CDS encoding OsmC family protein, coding for MTVKYEGSLRCKVSHEPSGQSFTTDAPIDNNGKGEAASPTDLCAAALGSCMATIIGMQMEKLGFDLTGMRIEVNKEMSKYKPRRIIRLSTEVWLPAKFDDKTKRKIELAAKGCPVHHSLSSEIDKPVTFHWL